From one Streptomyces chromofuscus genomic stretch:
- a CDS encoding TetR/AcrR family transcriptional regulator: MLAADPGASIASIAAEAGVDRRTVYRRFASREDLLAAVYASRLEAIEKAIEDARLREAPVAVALHRYVENIIAVNRTWPVDLARMLADDDVRARRDASAREVDAFLDRATAEGLLRSGLPDGWASAVLPQLTHLVSRQLPELSPARAADVVVDTLLHGIGAP; encoded by the coding sequence ATGCTCGCCGCCGACCCCGGCGCGAGCATCGCGAGCATCGCCGCAGAGGCGGGCGTGGACCGGCGCACCGTCTACCGGCGCTTCGCCTCGCGCGAGGACCTCCTCGCCGCCGTCTACGCGTCCCGCCTGGAGGCCATCGAGAAGGCCATCGAGGACGCGCGCCTGCGCGAGGCCCCGGTCGCGGTCGCCCTGCACCGCTACGTCGAGAACATCATTGCCGTCAACCGCACCTGGCCCGTCGACCTCGCCCGCATGCTCGCCGACGACGACGTGCGCGCCCGCCGTGACGCGTCCGCCCGCGAGGTCGACGCCTTCCTCGACCGCGCCACGGCCGAGGGGTTGCTGCGCTCCGGCCTTCCCGACGGCTGGGCGAGTGCCGTGCTTCCCCAGCTGACGCACCTGGTGTCCCGGCAACTGCCCGAACTCAGCCCCGCCCGGGCCGCGGACGTGGTCGTCGACACCTTGCTGCACGGCATCGGGGCGCCCTGA
- a CDS encoding molybdopterin-dependent oxidoreductase, translated as MAGQPKPGAEGGPPVGRRAVLGMLGAGAAGLAAAPYLQRGWENFLGAASQVDATGLTGLLPNPGGFRYYSIVGSVPRKDETNYALTVGGLVDEPKTYTLADLRAMPQTRVVADVLCTDGWRVDDTPFEGVKLADILDDVGVRSPGTALRFTCFDGAYTESLTLEQARRSDVLVALNMQDKPLIHEHGGPVRLYVAPMYFYKSAKWLSGISVTDKVVPGFWEERGYAIDGWLDGADRHGDAA; from the coding sequence ATGGCAGGACAGCCGAAGCCGGGGGCCGAAGGCGGCCCGCCGGTGGGACGGCGGGCGGTGCTCGGCATGCTGGGCGCGGGCGCCGCGGGGCTCGCCGCCGCGCCCTACCTCCAGCGTGGCTGGGAGAACTTCCTCGGCGCGGCCTCCCAGGTGGACGCGACCGGACTGACCGGTCTGCTGCCCAACCCGGGCGGCTTCCGGTACTACAGCATCGTCGGCTCGGTGCCGCGCAAGGACGAGACCAACTACGCGCTCACGGTCGGCGGACTGGTCGACGAGCCGAAGACCTACACACTCGCCGACCTGCGCGCCATGCCGCAGACCAGGGTCGTCGCGGACGTGCTGTGCACGGACGGCTGGCGCGTGGACGACACGCCTTTCGAAGGGGTGAAGCTGGCGGACATCCTGGACGACGTCGGGGTGCGCTCCCCGGGCACGGCGCTCCGCTTCACCTGCTTCGACGGCGCCTACACCGAGAGCCTCACCCTGGAGCAGGCCCGCCGCTCCGACGTCCTGGTGGCCCTGAACATGCAGGACAAGCCCCTCATCCACGAGCACGGCGGACCGGTCCGCCTCTACGTGGCCCCCATGTACTTCTACAAGTCGGCCAAGTGGCTGTCCGGCATCTCGGTCACCGACAAGGTCGTCCCCGGTTTCTGGGAGGAACGCGGTTATGCGATCGACGGCTGGCTCGACGGCGCCGACCGGCACGGCGACGCGGCCTGA
- a CDS encoding alpha/beta fold hydrolase — MINRRTFSKAVGLGTGAAAVSLSGLQSDAFASAASHEPGGAQTPTVPTVTPGTHTGFRKLKQVKAGVLDVGYAEAGPAHGPVVVLLHGWPYDIHSFVDVAPLLADLGYRVIVPYLRGHGTTRFLSERTPRTAEQSAVALDVIALMDALKIDKAVLAGFDWGSRTADIIAALWPERVKALVSASGYLITDRKAQLAPAAPAVEHTWWYQWYFATPRGKQAMEVEEDRLALCRYVWTLVSPNWDFDDATYERTAEAFKNPDYAAIVLFNYRWRIGLVDGQARYDRYEKLLAARPSIHVPTVTLDAALDPFTPPGDGSSYRNYFTGPYSHRTVANIGHNLPQEAPSTFAQAVVDADHL; from the coding sequence ATGATCAACAGGCGCACCTTCAGCAAGGCCGTCGGTCTGGGCACCGGCGCGGCCGCGGTCTCCCTGTCAGGCCTGCAGAGTGACGCGTTCGCCTCGGCCGCTTCGCACGAGCCGGGCGGCGCGCAGACTCCCACCGTGCCGACCGTCACCCCGGGTACCCACACCGGTTTCCGCAAGCTCAAGCAGGTGAAGGCGGGCGTCCTCGACGTCGGCTACGCCGAGGCCGGTCCCGCCCACGGCCCGGTCGTCGTCCTCCTGCACGGCTGGCCCTACGACATCCACAGCTTCGTCGACGTCGCGCCGCTCCTCGCCGACCTGGGCTACCGCGTCATAGTTCCCTACCTGCGCGGCCACGGCACGACTCGCTTCCTGTCCGAGCGCACCCCGCGCACCGCCGAGCAGTCGGCCGTCGCGCTGGACGTCATCGCGCTGATGGACGCCCTGAAGATCGACAAGGCCGTGCTGGCGGGCTTCGACTGGGGCTCGCGCACCGCCGACATCATCGCCGCCCTGTGGCCCGAGCGCGTCAAGGCCCTGGTCTCCGCCAGCGGTTACCTCATCACCGACCGCAAGGCGCAGCTGGCGCCGGCCGCCCCTGCGGTGGAGCACACCTGGTGGTACCAGTGGTACTTCGCCACCCCGCGCGGCAAGCAGGCCATGGAGGTGGAGGAGGACCGCCTAGCTCTGTGCCGTTACGTGTGGACCCTCGTCTCCCCCAACTGGGACTTCGACGACGCCACCTACGAGCGCACCGCCGAGGCCTTCAAGAACCCCGACTACGCCGCCATCGTCCTGTTCAACTACCGCTGGCGCATCGGCCTGGTCGACGGGCAGGCCCGCTACGACCGGTACGAGAAGCTGCTCGCCGCCCGGCCCTCCATTCACGTCCCCACGGTCACCCTCGACGCCGCCCTCGACCCCTTCACCCCGCCCGGCGACGGCTCGTCCTACCGCAACTACTTCACCGGCCCCTACTCGCACCGCACCGTCGCGAACATCGGGCACAACCTGCCGCAGGAGGCGCCCAGCACCTTCGCCCAGGCAGTGGTCGACGCCGATCACCTCTGA
- a CDS encoding oxidoreductase produces the protein MSKTWLITGSSRGLGRTLAETVLEDGHRLIATARRTESLNDLVETYGDRVRAVTLDVTDAAAARRAVRAAVESFGRLDVVVNNAGYADMAAVEDMSERAFRDQIDANLFGVVNVTRAALPVLREQGSGHIIQISSVGGRVGVPGLSAYQAAKWAVGGFSEVLAQEVAPLGIKVTVAEPGGMRTDWAGSSMETPPVSEPYRDVVGGAVAAIRGAHGKQPGDPERISRILLDVVEAERPPLRLLLGKDAVAVARDMADRLAAQDAQWREVSESASV, from the coding sequence ATGAGCAAGACCTGGCTGATCACGGGCAGTTCCCGCGGACTGGGCCGGACCCTCGCCGAGACCGTCCTCGAGGACGGTCACCGTCTGATCGCCACCGCGCGTCGGACCGAATCGCTGAACGACCTCGTCGAAACGTACGGCGACCGGGTCAGGGCGGTCACCCTGGACGTCACCGATGCCGCCGCCGCGCGGCGGGCGGTGCGGGCGGCCGTCGAGTCCTTCGGGCGTCTGGACGTCGTGGTGAACAATGCCGGATACGCCGACATGGCCGCCGTCGAGGACATGTCCGAGCGGGCCTTCCGCGACCAGATCGACGCCAACCTCTTCGGCGTCGTCAACGTCACCCGGGCCGCCCTGCCCGTTCTGCGTGAGCAGGGCTCCGGTCACATCATCCAGATCTCCTCCGTCGGCGGACGCGTGGGCGTCCCCGGCCTGAGTGCCTACCAGGCCGCCAAGTGGGCGGTCGGCGGCTTCTCCGAGGTCCTGGCCCAGGAGGTCGCCCCCCTCGGCATCAAGGTCACCGTCGCCGAACCCGGCGGCATGCGCACCGACTGGGCCGGCTCCTCCATGGAGACCCCACCGGTCAGCGAGCCCTACCGGGACGTCGTCGGCGGTGCCGTGGCCGCGATCCGCGGGGCCCACGGCAAGCAGCCCGGCGACCCGGAGCGCATCTCCCGCATCCTCCTGGACGTCGTGGAGGCCGAGCGGCCCCCGCTGCGCCTGCTGCTGGGCAAGGACGCCGTCGCCGTCGCGCGGGACATGGCCGACCGGCTCGCCGCCCAGGACGCCCAGTGGCGCGAGGTCAGCGAGTCCGCGTCCGTATGA
- a CDS encoding aldehyde dehydrogenase: MITYDRLFIGGSWVEPSDPELLDITSPHDQSVIARAAQAQPADIDRAVAAARKSFEEGGWRPAPPAERIAVIRRFNALREENAEKVAHLISLENGSAGWFTRAGQSGLTRQANAYLKAAEEFRWEETLVPSDPASPVRSVVRREAIGVVAAVIPWNSPFSSASAKILPALLAGNSVILKVSPENSPSMGFLAELLERVGLPEGVISVLPADRETSEYLVSHRDVDKIAFTGSTRAGRRIASIAGEQLKRVSLELGGKSAMIILPDADIEKAVAGVRFGSLLNNGEACIAQTRILAPRSRYEEVVAGLKELVESLKVGDPNDPDTFIGPMIRPNQQQRVRHYIQLGIEEGARLVTGGPQIPEGLEKGNYVTPTLFADVDNSMRIAQEEIFGPVLVVIPYDDEDDAVRIANDSEYGLSGGVWSAHEEHALAVARRVRTGTVTVNGASVAFDGPFGGFKASGIGREYGAVGLGGYTEYKTITL; this comes from the coding sequence ATGATCACCTACGACCGGCTTTTCATCGGTGGCTCCTGGGTCGAGCCGAGCGACCCCGAGCTGCTCGACATCACGTCGCCGCACGACCAGTCGGTGATCGCCCGCGCCGCCCAGGCGCAGCCGGCGGACATCGACCGAGCGGTCGCCGCGGCGCGCAAGTCCTTCGAGGAGGGCGGGTGGCGGCCGGCCCCGCCCGCGGAGCGCATCGCGGTCATACGGCGGTTCAACGCGCTGCGCGAGGAGAACGCCGAGAAGGTCGCCCACCTGATCTCGCTGGAGAACGGCTCGGCCGGCTGGTTCACCCGCGCCGGGCAGTCGGGCCTGACCCGCCAGGCCAACGCCTACCTGAAGGCGGCGGAGGAGTTCCGCTGGGAGGAGACCCTGGTGCCCTCCGACCCGGCGTCCCCGGTACGCAGCGTGGTGCGCCGTGAGGCGATCGGCGTGGTGGCCGCGGTGATCCCGTGGAACTCGCCGTTCTCCTCGGCGAGCGCCAAGATCCTCCCGGCCCTCCTGGCCGGCAACTCCGTGATCCTGAAGGTCTCTCCGGAGAACTCGCCGAGCATGGGCTTCCTGGCCGAGCTGCTGGAGCGGGTCGGTCTGCCCGAGGGCGTCATCAGCGTCCTGCCCGCGGACCGGGAGACCAGCGAGTACCTGGTCTCGCACCGGGACGTCGACAAGATCGCCTTCACCGGCTCCACCCGGGCCGGCCGCCGCATCGCCTCCATCGCGGGCGAGCAGCTCAAGCGGGTCAGCCTGGAACTGGGCGGCAAGTCCGCCATGATCATCCTGCCCGACGCCGACATCGAGAAGGCCGTCGCGGGGGTGAGGTTCGGCTCGCTGCTCAACAACGGCGAGGCGTGCATCGCCCAGACCCGCATCCTCGCCCCGCGCAGCCGGTACGAGGAAGTCGTGGCCGGACTGAAGGAACTGGTGGAGTCGCTGAAGGTCGGCGACCCGAACGACCCCGACACCTTCATCGGCCCGATGATCCGCCCCAACCAGCAGCAGCGGGTGCGACACTACATCCAGCTGGGCATCGAGGAGGGCGCCCGCCTCGTCACCGGCGGCCCGCAGATCCCCGAGGGCCTGGAGAAGGGCAACTACGTCACGCCCACTCTCTTCGCCGACGTCGACAACTCCATGCGGATCGCACAGGAGGAGATCTTCGGCCCGGTCCTGGTCGTCATCCCCTACGACGACGAGGACGACGCCGTCCGCATCGCCAACGACTCCGAGTACGGCCTCTCCGGCGGCGTCTGGTCCGCCCACGAGGAGCACGCCCTCGCCGTCGCCCGCCGTGTCCGCACCGGCACCGTCACGGTCAACGGCGCCTCGGTCGCCTTCGACGGCCCGTTCGGCGGGTTCAAGGCCAGCGGAATCGGCCGCGAGTACGGCGCGGTCGGCCTCGGCGGCTACACCGAGTACAAGACGATCACCCTCTGA
- a CDS encoding DeoR/GlpR family DNA-binding transcription regulator — MLARQRQERIAELVRRHGSIRVGALTERFGVSHMTIRRDLESLARQGHLDKVHGGAVTAEHGSTKEPAFGEKRSREVTAKEAIAAAAARLVAPGSAVALTAGTTTWTLARHLLDIPDITVVTNSLRAAQTLEANRRQTQTVVLTGGVRTPSDALVGPVAVAALASLRVDVLFMGVHGMDVRTGFSTPNLEEAETNRAMCRSTRRVVVLADHTKWDTPGLATIAALEAADLLITDSGIEAHARDALEAGVGELTVVEPAAPTRPTESVRT, encoded by the coding sequence ATGCTGGCAAGGCAACGGCAGGAGCGGATCGCGGAACTCGTCCGGCGGCACGGCTCGATCCGGGTCGGCGCGCTGACCGAGCGGTTCGGCGTGTCCCACATGACGATCCGGCGCGATCTGGAGTCCCTCGCACGTCAGGGCCACCTCGACAAGGTCCACGGAGGAGCGGTCACCGCGGAGCACGGCAGCACCAAGGAGCCGGCGTTCGGGGAGAAGCGGTCCCGGGAGGTCACAGCCAAGGAGGCGATCGCGGCCGCGGCCGCCCGGCTCGTCGCTCCGGGCTCCGCGGTGGCGCTCACCGCGGGGACCACGACGTGGACCCTGGCCCGGCACCTCCTCGACATCCCGGACATCACGGTGGTGACCAACAGCCTCCGCGCGGCGCAGACCCTGGAGGCGAACCGGCGGCAGACGCAGACGGTCGTCCTGACCGGCGGCGTCCGCACTCCCTCCGACGCCCTGGTGGGGCCGGTCGCGGTAGCCGCACTGGCCTCGCTGCGGGTCGACGTACTGTTCATGGGGGTCCACGGCATGGACGTCCGGACCGGCTTCAGTACGCCCAACCTGGAGGAGGCGGAGACGAATCGGGCCATGTGCCGCTCCACACGACGGGTCGTGGTGCTCGCCGACCACACCAAGTGGGACACGCCCGGTCTGGCCACCATCGCCGCGTTGGAGGCGGCCGACCTGCTCATCACCGACTCGGGCATCGAGGCGCACGCCCGAGACGCACTGGAGGCCGGCGTCGGCGAGCTGACCGTCGTCGAGCCGGCCGCCCCCACCCGACCGACCGAAAGCGTACGCACGTGA
- a CDS encoding alpha-galactosidase — translation MTTDHLLHFRAGGTSLVLDCSGPRLPRILHWGADLGDVDDGAPGGSGFLAQLATASHAELGTSVPDVPVPVSVLPEQSAGWLGTPGLSGHREGADFSSSFTVRDVRVPAPRSLTVDAVDDQARLALRWELELTSSGLVRQRAALTNEGTGFYTVDALHLTLPVPAHATEILDLTGRHLRERSPQRHEFTLGTHLRENRRGRTGLDATLLHAAGERGFGFRGGEVWALHVAWSGNHRTFAERTSSGVSLLGGGELLLPGEMRLQPGASYATPWLLGSYGRGLDDMAGRFHAHLRQRPHHPATPRPVTLNTWEAVYFRQDLDTLTALADAAAEVGAERFVLDDGWFRGRRDDRAGLGDWYVDPEVWPRGLHPLVEHVRSLGLQFGLWVEPEMINPDSDLARAHPEWILSAAGRMPPEARHQQVLDLGRTEAYAYVLERLDALVGEYAVDYLKWDHNRDLVDAGSGPYGVGGVHAQTTAVYALMDELRRRHPGLEIESCSSGGARVDLGILERSDRVWTSDCIDALERQQIQLWTGMLLPPELMGAHVGAPGSHTTGRTHGLDFRAGTALFGHMGIEWDLTRATPEERRRLAEWIETHKRLRPLLHRGTVVHGDHHDPAVHVHGVVAPDRSHAVYAVVQKATSVQVPTGRVRLPGLAEDALYAVTPLPPGDVVRGPVTSALPWWTPEGVELPGRVLSLLGVQAPTLHPESLALIEVRRAERGA, via the coding sequence GTGACCACCGACCACCTCCTCCATTTCCGAGCCGGGGGCACGAGCCTCGTGCTCGACTGTTCGGGCCCCCGGCTGCCCCGGATCCTGCACTGGGGGGCCGACCTGGGTGACGTGGACGACGGGGCGCCCGGGGGCTCGGGCTTCCTCGCCCAGCTCGCCACGGCGAGCCACGCCGAGCTGGGCACGAGCGTCCCCGACGTCCCGGTCCCCGTCAGCGTGCTGCCCGAGCAGTCGGCCGGCTGGCTGGGCACTCCGGGGCTGTCCGGCCACCGCGAGGGCGCCGACTTCTCCAGCTCCTTCACCGTCCGGGACGTGCGCGTCCCGGCCCCCCGCTCCCTGACCGTCGACGCCGTGGACGACCAGGCACGGCTCGCCCTGCGGTGGGAGTTGGAGCTGACCTCGTCCGGTCTCGTGCGCCAGCGCGCGGCGCTCACCAACGAGGGCACCGGTTTCTACACGGTGGACGCACTGCACCTCACGCTCCCCGTACCGGCGCACGCCACCGAGATCCTCGACCTGACCGGCCGCCACCTGCGCGAACGCTCACCGCAGCGGCACGAGTTCACACTCGGCACGCACCTGCGGGAGAACCGCCGCGGGCGCACCGGCCTCGACGCCACGCTGCTGCACGCGGCGGGCGAGCGGGGCTTCGGCTTCCGCGGTGGTGAGGTGTGGGCCCTGCACGTCGCGTGGAGCGGGAACCACCGCACCTTCGCCGAGCGGACCAGCTCCGGGGTCTCGCTCCTCGGCGGCGGTGAGCTGCTGCTGCCGGGCGAGATGCGCCTCCAGCCCGGTGCCTCCTACGCGACGCCCTGGCTGCTGGGTTCGTACGGCCGGGGCCTGGACGACATGGCGGGACGCTTCCACGCCCACCTGCGGCAGCGCCCGCACCATCCGGCCACGCCGCGGCCCGTCACTCTCAACACCTGGGAAGCCGTCTACTTCCGGCAGGACCTGGACACCCTCACCGCCCTGGCGGACGCGGCGGCGGAGGTCGGAGCCGAGCGGTTCGTCCTGGACGACGGCTGGTTCCGCGGGCGCCGCGACGACCGGGCCGGGCTCGGCGACTGGTACGTGGACCCCGAGGTCTGGCCGCGGGGGCTGCACCCGCTCGTCGAGCACGTCCGCTCCCTCGGGCTCCAGTTCGGCCTCTGGGTCGAGCCGGAGATGATCAACCCCGACTCTGACCTGGCCAGGGCCCACCCGGAGTGGATCCTGTCGGCGGCGGGGCGCATGCCGCCCGAGGCCCGGCACCAGCAGGTTTTGGACCTGGGCCGTACGGAGGCGTACGCGTACGTGCTCGAACGTCTGGACGCCCTGGTCGGCGAGTACGCCGTCGACTATCTCAAATGGGACCACAACCGCGACCTCGTCGACGCGGGCAGCGGCCCGTACGGCGTCGGCGGCGTGCACGCCCAGACCACCGCCGTGTACGCGCTGATGGACGAGCTGCGCCGGCGCCACCCCGGGCTGGAGATCGAGTCCTGCTCGTCGGGCGGCGCCCGAGTGGACCTCGGCATCCTCGAACGCAGCGACCGGGTGTGGACGAGCGACTGCATCGACGCCCTGGAGCGGCAGCAGATCCAGCTCTGGACGGGGATGCTGCTGCCTCCGGAACTGATGGGCGCGCACGTCGGCGCCCCCGGCTCGCACACCACGGGCCGTACGCACGGCCTCGACTTCCGTGCCGGTACCGCGCTCTTCGGCCACATGGGCATCGAGTGGGACCTCACCCGGGCGACGCCCGAGGAACGCCGCCGGCTCGCCGAGTGGATCGAGACCCACAAGCGTCTCCGGCCGCTGCTGCACCGCGGAACAGTCGTCCACGGCGACCACCACGACCCCGCGGTGCACGTGCACGGCGTTGTCGCCCCCGACCGGTCCCACGCCGTGTACGCGGTGGTGCAGAAGGCAACGAGCGTGCAGGTGCCGACGGGCCGCGTGCGCCTGCCCGGCCTGGCGGAGGACGCGCTCTACGCCGTCACGCCGCTCCCGCCGGGGGACGTGGTCCGGGGGCCGGTCACCAGCGCGCTGCCCTGGTGGACACCGGAGGGTGTCGAGCTGCCGGGCCGGGTCCTGTCCCTGCTCGGCGTCCAGGCGCCCACCCTGCATCCGGAAAGCCTCGCGCTGATCGAGGTCCGGCGGGCCGAACGCGGAGCATGA
- the abc-f gene encoding ribosomal protection-like ABC-F family protein has product MSDAAVVCSNVSFAWPDDTPVFHDLSFSVPSGRTGLVAPNGSGKSTLLKLIAGELKPLSGSVTVGGTLGHLPQTLPLTGDLTVAEVLGVAEVIQALDAVESGDVDEKHFATIGDDWDIEERTRAQLDRLGLAGLALDRRLSTLSGGQVVSLGLAAQLLKRPDVLLLDEPTNNLDLDARHKLYDALSDFTGCLLLVSHDRALLDRMEGIAELGSDQLRLYGGNFTAYEEAVRAEQEVAEKNVRNAEQELKREKREMQQARERAERRASNAAKNLKNAGLPRIFAGNMKRGAQESAGRAGQMHASRVSEAKARLDEAGRALREEQRLTLELPDTQVPAGRNLFLGEGMQVRLGDADVFAAAGVDLTIRGPERIALTGPNGAGKTTLMRLVTGDLTPDAGEIRRNDGRIAYLSQRLDLLDPDRTVAENFAAFAPKRPEAERMNLLARFLFRGPRAHLPVGVLSGGERLRATLACVLCAEPAPHLLLLDEPTNNLDLVGVGQLESALTSYRGAFMVVSHDERFLTEIGVGRRLRLADGTLQETGAPKV; this is encoded by the coding sequence ATGTCCGACGCCGCTGTCGTCTGCTCGAACGTCTCCTTCGCCTGGCCGGACGACACCCCCGTCTTCCACGACCTGTCCTTCTCCGTGCCTTCCGGCCGCACGGGCCTGGTCGCCCCCAACGGCTCAGGCAAGTCCACCCTGCTCAAGCTGATCGCCGGTGAACTCAAGCCCCTCTCCGGCTCGGTGACCGTCGGCGGCACGCTCGGTCACCTCCCGCAGACCCTGCCCCTGACCGGCGACCTCACCGTCGCCGAAGTGCTGGGCGTGGCCGAGGTGATCCAGGCTCTGGACGCCGTCGAATCGGGAGACGTCGACGAGAAGCACTTCGCGACCATCGGCGACGACTGGGACATCGAGGAGCGCACCCGCGCCCAGCTCGACCGCCTCGGCCTCGCCGGCCTCGCCCTGGACCGCAGGCTGAGCACGCTCAGCGGCGGCCAGGTCGTCTCCCTCGGCCTCGCCGCCCAGCTGCTCAAGCGCCCCGACGTCCTCCTCCTCGACGAGCCCACCAACAACCTCGACCTGGACGCCCGGCACAAGCTGTACGACGCCCTGTCGGACTTCACCGGCTGCCTGCTCCTGGTCAGCCACGACCGCGCGCTGCTCGACCGCATGGAAGGCATCGCCGAGTTGGGCAGCGACCAACTGCGCCTGTACGGCGGCAACTTCACCGCGTACGAGGAGGCCGTCCGCGCCGAGCAGGAGGTCGCCGAGAAGAACGTCCGCAACGCCGAGCAGGAACTCAAGCGGGAGAAGCGGGAGATGCAGCAGGCCCGCGAACGCGCCGAACGCCGTGCGAGCAACGCCGCCAAGAACCTCAAGAACGCCGGTCTGCCGCGGATCTTCGCCGGCAACATGAAGCGCGGCGCGCAGGAGTCCGCGGGCCGCGCCGGGCAGATGCACGCCTCCCGGGTCAGCGAGGCCAAGGCCCGCCTGGACGAGGCCGGGCGCGCCCTGCGCGAGGAACAGCGCCTCACCCTGGAGCTGCCCGACACACAGGTGCCCGCCGGCCGCAACCTGTTCCTCGGCGAAGGCATGCAGGTGCGACTCGGCGACGCGGACGTGTTCGCCGCGGCCGGCGTCGACCTGACGATCCGCGGCCCGGAGCGCATCGCGCTGACCGGTCCCAACGGCGCCGGCAAGACCACCCTGATGCGGCTGGTCACGGGCGATCTCACGCCGGACGCGGGGGAGATCAGGCGCAACGACGGCCGGATCGCCTACCTCTCGCAGCGCCTGGACCTGCTCGATCCGGACCGCACGGTGGCGGAGAACTTCGCCGCGTTCGCCCCGAAGCGCCCGGAGGCGGAGCGGATGAACCTGCTCGCCCGCTTCCTCTTCCGGGGTCCGCGCGCCCACCTGCCGGTCGGGGTGCTCTCCGGCGGCGAGCGGCTGCGCGCCACCCTGGCATGCGTGCTGTGCGCGGAGCCGGCCCCACACCTGCTGCTGCTGGACGAACCGACCAACAACCTGGACCTGGTCGGCGTGGGCCAGCTGGAGAGCGCGCTCACCTCCTACCGGGGCGCCTTCATGGTGGTCAGCCACGACGAACGGTTCCTCACCGAGATCGGGGTCGGCCGCCGGCTGCGGCTGGCCGACGGGACGCTCCAGGAGACGGGGGCTCCCAAGGTGTGA
- a CDS encoding cytochrome b/b6 domain-containing protein — MRSTAGSTAPTGTATRPDPPGRVRRFTTAERMVHRATGYLMLVCLVTAACLYLGPLAQLVGRRHLMVTLHEWSGICLPVPFLLGLFSSAFRADLRRLNRFAVYDRQWLRAVRRRRTSPGARPAGKFNAGQKLFAGWMAGAVLVMMFTGLLMWFMGLLPFISRTSAIFVHDLLAWAITFVLLGHMRKAFEDPEARLGMRTGYVSRSWAERYHSRWLRQEGDGSHDGPRTRRTT; from the coding sequence ATGCGATCGACGGCTGGCTCGACGGCGCCGACCGGCACGGCGACGCGGCCTGATCCCCCCGGCCGCGTCCGCCGCTTCACCACCGCCGAACGCATGGTCCACCGGGCCACCGGCTATCTGATGCTGGTCTGCCTGGTCACCGCCGCCTGCCTGTACCTCGGCCCGCTCGCGCAGCTCGTCGGACGGCGGCACCTGATGGTCACCCTGCACGAGTGGTCGGGCATCTGCCTGCCCGTGCCCTTCTTGCTGGGGCTCTTCTCGTCCGCGTTCCGCGCGGACCTCCGGCGGCTGAACCGGTTCGCGGTGTACGACCGGCAGTGGCTGCGGGCCGTCCGCAGACGGCGGACCTCGCCCGGGGCGCGCCCGGCAGGCAAGTTCAACGCGGGCCAGAAGCTCTTCGCCGGGTGGATGGCCGGCGCCGTCCTGGTGATGATGTTCACCGGCCTGCTGATGTGGTTCATGGGGCTGCTGCCCTTCATCTCCCGCACCAGCGCGATCTTCGTCCACGACCTGCTGGCCTGGGCGATCACCTTCGTGCTCCTCGGCCACATGCGCAAGGCGTTCGAGGATCCGGAGGCCCGGCTCGGGATGCGTACCGGGTACGTCAGCCGGTCCTGGGCGGAGCGGTACCACTCCCGGTGGCTGCGTCAGGAAGGCGACGGCAGCCACGACGGTCCGCGGACCCGTCGAACGACTTAA
- a CDS encoding HAMP domain-containing protein codes for MSDERAQLAELTDAAGANSHQVVLAAATGLAASLAIVAGFTVLQHRAVVRPVRGAAAAAAAAAAAAAAAAAQELAGGDLGVRVPPSKVAEIGALGTSFNIMPASLQDSRRRIMESTEAVHRRTARDLHDGAQQRLVSRTSRTCRGRPSNGWEAAVRTDRRAEAAARLRALRVPGGAAGRGAAPRAAATLPWAVHARRTP; via the coding sequence GTGTCGGACGAACGCGCCCAGCTCGCCGAGCTCACGGACGCCGCGGGGGCCAACAGCCATCAGGTGGTGCTCGCCGCCGCCACGGGCCTGGCCGCGTCGCTCGCGATCGTCGCCGGGTTCACGGTGCTCCAGCACCGGGCGGTGGTCCGGCCGGTGCGCGGGGCGGCGGCAGCGGCAGCGGCAGCGGCAGCGGCAGCGGCAGCGGCAGCGGCGCAGGAACTGGCCGGCGGCGACCTCGGTGTGCGGGTGCCGCCCAGCAAGGTGGCCGAGATCGGGGCGCTGGGCACCTCGTTCAACATCATGCCCGCCTCCCTCCAGGACAGTCGTCGGCGCATCATGGAGAGCACCGAGGCCGTGCACCGGCGTACGGCCCGGGACCTGCACGACGGGGCGCAGCAACGCCTGGTGAGCCGTACGTCGCGCACGTGCCGTGGGCGTCCTTCGAACGGGTGGGAGGCCGCGGTCCGCACCGACCGGCGCGCGGAGGCGGCCGCACGCCTGCGCGCCCTTCGGGTCCCGGGCGGCGCTGCGGGACGCGGTGCGGCGCCACGAGCAGCAGCGACGTTGCCGTGGGCCGTCCACGCGCGCCGAACGCCGTGA